In Chryseobacterium oranimense, a single window of DNA contains:
- a CDS encoding cupin domain-containing protein yields MKKYKIQKSPFVVPTTDGKLIEEHWGNSTGNSNVSIAHMVAPPDWSEPHQTPDFDEFTLIISGKKQFEIDGEVIILEKGQSILIEKGARVRYSNPFSEQCEYIAICLPAFSTDLVNREEV; encoded by the coding sequence ATGAAAAAATATAAAATCCAGAAATCACCGTTTGTAGTGCCTACTACAGATGGGAAACTTATAGAAGAGCACTGGGGAAATTCTACCGGGAATTCAAATGTTTCCATTGCCCATATGGTAGCACCGCCGGATTGGAGCGAACCGCATCAGACTCCGGATTTTGACGAGTTTACCCTGATCATTTCAGGAAAAAAACAGTTTGAAATAGATGGAGAAGTCATTATCCTCGAAAAAGGGCAGAGTATTTTAATAGAAAAAGGAGCTAGAGTACGCTACAGTAATCCTTTTTCCGAACAATGCGAGTATATTGCCATTTGCCTTCCTGCATTTTCTACGGACTTGGTCAACAGGGAAGAAGTTTAA
- a CDS encoding GNAT family N-acetyltransferase has product MKFSIQPVLENQDYKLIPLQQGDFESLYEVASDSRVWEQHPNPDRYKREVFESFFKGAMESEGAFKIIEKSSGDVLGSTRFYNYDENDNHIFIGYTFYGTKSWGKGINPQIKKIMLDYIFQFVDKVHFHVGKENLRSQIAMERIGGKKIAEEEVAYYAEPSRTNFVYEIKKEDRS; this is encoded by the coding sequence ATGAAATTTTCAATTCAGCCCGTTCTGGAAAATCAGGACTATAAATTAATCCCCTTACAGCAAGGGGATTTTGAATCTTTATATGAAGTAGCATCCGACTCCAGAGTTTGGGAACAGCACCCGAATCCGGACCGTTATAAAAGAGAAGTTTTTGAATCCTTTTTTAAGGGCGCTATGGAAAGCGAAGGAGCCTTTAAGATTATTGAAAAATCGTCCGGTGATGTTTTGGGAAGTACCCGTTTTTATAATTATGATGAAAATGATAACCATATTTTCATAGGATATACTTTCTACGGAACGAAATCCTGGGGAAAAGGCATTAATCCTCAGATAAAAAAAATAATGCTTGATTATATCTTTCAGTTTGTAGATAAGGTACATTTTCATGTCGGGAAAGAAAATCTCCGTTCCCAGATTGCCATGGAAAGAATTGGCGGCAAGAAGATCGCGGAAGAAGAAGTAGCTTACTATGCAGAACCTTCAAGAACCAATTTCGTCTATGAAATCAAAAAGGAAGATCGGTCATGA
- a CDS encoding DUF2911 domain-containing protein gives MKKLLFALCLSASALSFAQDYSVPAVSPRQKVEQQFSMSKVTIDYGRPGVKGRKIFGELVPYGQVWRAGANSSTKITFGQSVNFGGKIVPAGTYGLFIVPTEKEWKVILNKDFQQWGAYTYDPKQDVVDVTVPVNKLADKQEWFEITLNPTDENSGNLVIKWDMAQAEVALKPAKPDAVIKIADKLKEIKKIEADAAKTKS, from the coding sequence GTGAAAAAGTTACTATTTGCACTTTGCCTATCAGCTTCGGCTTTAAGTTTTGCCCAGGATTACTCCGTTCCGGCAGTAAGCCCTCGTCAGAAGGTAGAACAACAGTTTTCTATGTCTAAAGTTACCATCGATTATGGAAGGCCGGGAGTGAAGGGGCGTAAGATCTTCGGAGAACTGGTACCTTACGGACAGGTTTGGAGAGCAGGGGCCAACTCATCTACCAAAATCACATTCGGGCAGTCTGTGAATTTCGGAGGAAAAATTGTTCCGGCAGGAACGTACGGACTTTTCATTGTTCCTACAGAAAAAGAATGGAAAGTAATACTCAATAAAGATTTCCAGCAGTGGGGTGCCTATACCTATGACCCTAAGCAGGATGTGGTAGACGTAACCGTTCCGGTAAACAAACTGGCCGACAAACAAGAATGGTTTGAAATTACACTAAACCCGACTGACGAAAATTCAGGAAACCTGGTAATCAAGTGGGATATGGCTCAGGCAGAAGTTGCTTTGAAACCTGCAAAACCGGATGCTGTCATCAAAATTGCAGATAAACTGAAAGAAATTAAGAAAATAGAGGCTGACGCTGCAAAAACCAAAAGTTAA
- a CDS encoding bifunctional transcriptional activator/DNA repair enzyme AdaA: MILTEERMYQASLDKDSTFEGTYWMAVKTTGIFCRPTCTARKPKRENVEFFLDTNEAIKNGYRPCKVCKPLEKLNETPSYIRELLNELMNDASLKIKDADLLQRNIEPVAVRRWFLKNHGITFHAFQRKLRMNKAFKKIKNGESIMGAAIESGYESLSGFTERFKNIVGVSPGNTKVQRIIDLKRIETPLGTMFACAIDEGICLLEFTDRKNMDKQFSSLSKALQAEIVQGENKHFPQLETELQEYFEGKRQTFEVPLYITGTQFQEKVWQLLREIPMGETRTYKQQSEFLGNPKAIRAVGTANGINKIAILVPCHRVIGSNGELVGYAGGIWRKQKLLELEKAILF; encoded by the coding sequence ATGATACTTACAGAAGAAAGAATGTACCAAGCTTCTTTGGATAAGGATTCTACCTTTGAAGGAACGTATTGGATGGCTGTAAAAACGACAGGGATATTTTGTCGGCCAACCTGTACTGCCCGGAAGCCTAAAAGAGAAAATGTAGAATTTTTCCTGGATACCAACGAAGCCATAAAAAATGGATACAGGCCTTGTAAAGTATGCAAACCCCTTGAAAAACTCAATGAAACCCCATCTTATATCAGGGAGCTGCTTAATGAGCTGATGAACGATGCATCTTTGAAAATCAAAGACGCAGATCTGCTTCAGAGGAATATTGAACCGGTAGCAGTTCGGCGGTGGTTCCTGAAAAATCACGGAATTACTTTTCACGCATTCCAGAGAAAACTAAGGATGAATAAAGCTTTTAAAAAGATAAAAAACGGAGAAAGCATCATGGGAGCTGCAATAGAATCCGGATACGAAAGCCTGAGCGGTTTTACTGAACGTTTCAAAAATATTGTAGGAGTTTCACCCGGAAATACAAAAGTACAGAGAATCATTGACCTTAAGAGGATCGAAACCCCGCTGGGAACTATGTTCGCCTGTGCAATAGATGAAGGAATCTGCCTCCTTGAATTTACAGACCGGAAAAATATGGACAAACAATTCTCTTCATTATCCAAAGCTTTACAGGCAGAGATTGTTCAGGGAGAGAATAAACATTTTCCGCAACTGGAAACAGAACTGCAGGAATATTTCGAAGGCAAAAGACAAACTTTTGAAGTTCCCCTTTACATTACCGGAACCCAGTTTCAGGAAAAGGTCTGGCAGCTTCTTCGTGAAATTCCGATGGGAGAGACCAGGACGTATAAACAGCAGTCCGAATTTCTGGGAAATCCCAAAGCAATACGTGCGGTAGGAACCGCAAACGGGATCAATAAAATTGCCATTCTGGTTCCCTGTCACCGCGTAATAGGATCAAACGGAGAGCTGGTAGGGTATGCGGGAGGAATCTGGAGAAAGCAAAAATTATTGGAATTAGAGAAGGCTATTTTGTTTTGA
- a CDS encoding isocitrate lyase/phosphoenolpyruvate mutase family protein translates to MTDIQIFKQLHHQDEPLLLGNVWNVQSAKIYQKLGYKALATSSSALAHSLGYEDGEEMSFGEYFYMVERILKSVDIPLSVDLEGGYGKTNDEIVSNILKLAAIGVAGINIEDSVVINGNRKLLTQEELHRKLEPIISELKKNAVEIFINLRTDPFLLGIENPVDETLQRIKILEELRVDGIFVPCITSEDDIKVIVNASEIPVNVMCMPGLPDFETLKKLGVKRISSGNFLNEYIYNQLEDAGHRILSEQSFLPIFV, encoded by the coding sequence ATGACGGATATTCAAATTTTTAAACAGCTGCATCATCAGGATGAACCTTTATTATTGGGAAATGTATGGAATGTGCAAAGCGCTAAGATATATCAGAAATTAGGATATAAAGCGTTGGCTACTTCAAGTTCAGCATTAGCGCATAGTTTGGGGTATGAAGACGGAGAAGAGATGAGTTTCGGAGAATATTTCTATATGGTGGAAAGAATATTGAAATCTGTAGATATTCCTTTGTCCGTGGACCTGGAAGGAGGATATGGGAAAACAAATGATGAAATAGTTTCAAATATTCTAAAATTGGCGGCAATTGGGGTCGCCGGGATTAATATTGAAGACAGCGTTGTTATTAACGGAAACAGAAAACTGTTAACCCAAGAAGAACTTCACAGGAAATTGGAACCAATTATTTCAGAGCTTAAAAAGAATGCTGTAGAGATTTTCATCAATTTAAGAACTGACCCGTTTTTATTAGGAATTGAAAATCCTGTTGATGAAACATTGCAGAGAATTAAGATTTTAGAAGAATTAAGAGTAGACGGTATTTTTGTTCCCTGTATAACCTCAGAAGATGATATTAAAGTCATTGTGAACGCTTCTGAGATTCCTGTAAATGTAATGTGTATGCCTGGACTGCCTGATTTTGAAACTTTAAAAAAGTTAGGGGTCAAAAGAATTTCCTCCGGTAATTTTTTAAATGAGTATATTTATAATCAATTGGAAGATGCGGGTCACAGGATCCTTTCAGAACAAAGTTTTTTACCCATTTTTGTTTAG
- the carB gene encoding carbamoyl-phosphate synthase large subunit, whose amino-acid sequence MAKRTDIKTILVIGSGPIIIGQAAEFDYAGTQACLSLREEGYKVILINSNPATIMTDVEIADKVYIEPISLQFVSHIIRKERPDALLPTLGGQTGLNMAVELEKSGILEECKVEVLGTKLSAINRAEDRDLFRELMRELNEPVPESDIVNTVEGAIRFADEIGYPVIVRPAFTMGGTGGGIASTEAELKEIAELGLKYSPVTQCLIEKSIAGFKEIEYEVMRDANDNAIVVCNMENIDPVGVHTGDSIVVAPSQTLSDREYQLLRNASLKIIRALGIEGGCNVQLALDPHSFDYYIIEVNPRVSRSSALASKATGYPIAKIAAKIAVGLTLDEIMNPVTGKTYACFEPALDYVVTKFPRFPFDKFETADRRLSTQMKATGEVMAIGRNFEESLQKAIRSLETGIRHLGLKTKQAEALTAEEIERRIRVCDDERLFIIGDALRKGYDWEQIVEWSKIDKFFIWKLKKLVDFEKVIVANKFDKETLIQAKKLGFADMNIAHLWEVKQREVFDFRKENGVMPVYKMVDTCAAEFESETPYFYGTYEEENESVVSNKEKIIVLGSGPIRIGQGVEFDYATVHSVWAIKEMGYEAIIINNNPETVSTDFSISDKLYFEPLTEEDVMNIIELEKPKGVVVQFGGQTAINLADKLASHGVQILGTSLEDLDRAENRDKFEKALQEMGIPQPLGKTSTSKEEAIKIANEIGYPVLVRPSYVLGGRAMEIVYGEAELAYYMENAVEASPKHPVLVDKYMVGKEIEIDAICDGETVVIPGIMEHIERAGVHSGDSIAVYPTQNVSQKEIDTLVDYTQRLAKGLNVIGLMNIQYVLFEGNVYVIEVNPRSSRTVPFLSKITEVPMANLATKAILGQKLKDLGYKNGLVPNKEGVFVKVPVFSFSKLTKVDISLGPEMKSTGEVMGKDTTLEKALYKGLIAAGRKVPMHGSILFTVADKHKQEAADLAARFHEVGFRIWATEGTAKFFEEKGIPCKIGYKIGEDDVNLIDLIQKGKVQYVVNTMTKGKQVERDGFQIRRMSVENGVPCLTSMDTVEAILKVIESMSFKMETM is encoded by the coding sequence ATGGCAAAACGTACAGATATAAAAACAATTTTAGTAATCGGTTCAGGACCTATCATCATTGGTCAGGCAGCTGAATTCGATTATGCAGGAACACAGGCTTGCCTGTCTCTGAGAGAAGAAGGTTACAAGGTGATTTTGATCAACTCAAACCCGGCAACCATTATGACGGATGTGGAAATCGCAGATAAAGTATACATCGAGCCGATTTCACTTCAGTTTGTAAGCCACATCATCAGAAAAGAGCGTCCGGATGCACTTTTACCGACGCTTGGTGGCCAGACAGGTCTGAATATGGCGGTAGAACTGGAAAAATCAGGTATCCTTGAAGAATGCAAAGTAGAAGTATTGGGAACCAAGCTTTCTGCGATCAACAGAGCGGAAGACAGAGATCTTTTCCGTGAGCTGATGAGAGAGCTGAACGAGCCCGTTCCGGAATCCGATATTGTGAATACGGTAGAAGGAGCTATTCGTTTCGCGGATGAGATTGGGTATCCGGTAATTGTTCGCCCTGCCTTTACGATGGGTGGAACAGGGGGAGGTATTGCCTCTACCGAAGCGGAATTAAAGGAAATTGCAGAATTAGGATTGAAATACAGCCCTGTTACACAGTGTCTTATTGAGAAATCAATTGCAGGTTTCAAAGAAATTGAATATGAAGTAATGCGTGATGCAAACGACAATGCAATTGTGGTTTGTAACATGGAGAATATAGATCCGGTGGGAGTTCACACAGGTGATTCAATTGTAGTGGCGCCTTCTCAGACGCTTTCAGACAGAGAGTATCAGTTGCTCAGAAATGCTTCCCTGAAGATCATCAGAGCCTTAGGAATCGAAGGAGGATGTAATGTACAGCTGGCTTTAGACCCGCATTCCTTCGACTACTATATCATCGAGGTAAACCCTAGAGTTTCCCGATCATCAGCTTTAGCATCAAAAGCGACAGGATATCCGATTGCTAAAATTGCAGCTAAAATTGCAGTAGGTTTAACGCTTGACGAAATCATGAACCCGGTAACAGGAAAGACATATGCTTGCTTTGAACCTGCCCTTGATTATGTGGTAACGAAATTCCCAAGATTCCCATTCGATAAATTCGAAACGGCGGACAGAAGATTATCTACCCAGATGAAAGCAACGGGAGAGGTAATGGCCATCGGAAGAAACTTTGAAGAATCTTTACAGAAAGCCATACGTTCACTTGAAACGGGAATCAGACATTTAGGATTAAAAACAAAACAGGCTGAAGCCCTTACTGCTGAAGAGATCGAAAGAAGAATCAGAGTTTGTGATGATGAAAGACTCTTCATCATTGGAGACGCCTTAAGAAAAGGTTACGACTGGGAACAGATCGTAGAGTGGAGCAAAATTGATAAATTCTTCATCTGGAAACTGAAAAAATTAGTTGATTTCGAAAAAGTAATCGTTGCCAATAAATTTGACAAAGAAACTTTAATCCAGGCTAAGAAATTAGGTTTCGCAGATATGAATATCGCTCACCTTTGGGAGGTAAAGCAGCGGGAAGTTTTCGATTTCAGAAAAGAAAACGGGGTAATGCCGGTTTACAAAATGGTAGATACCTGCGCTGCTGAGTTTGAAAGTGAAACCCCATATTTCTACGGAACTTACGAAGAAGAAAACGAAAGTGTTGTTTCCAATAAAGAAAAAATCATCGTTCTGGGCTCAGGGCCTATCAGAATCGGACAGGGAGTGGAATTCGACTACGCTACGGTTCACTCAGTTTGGGCAATCAAAGAGATGGGGTACGAGGCGATCATTATCAACAACAACCCGGAAACAGTTTCTACAGACTTCTCAATCTCAGATAAATTATACTTCGAACCGCTTACGGAAGAAGATGTAATGAATATTATTGAGCTTGAAAAACCAAAAGGAGTAGTGGTTCAGTTCGGAGGACAAACGGCAATCAATCTTGCAGATAAACTGGCATCACATGGTGTACAGATTCTTGGAACTTCACTGGAAGATCTTGACAGAGCTGAAAACAGGGATAAATTCGAAAAAGCACTTCAGGAAATGGGAATTCCTCAGCCTTTAGGAAAAACTTCCACTTCAAAAGAAGAAGCAATAAAAATTGCCAACGAGATCGGTTATCCGGTGCTGGTACGTCCAAGCTACGTGTTGGGAGGACGAGCCATGGAAATTGTATACGGTGAAGCAGAACTTGCTTACTACATGGAAAACGCAGTAGAGGCAAGCCCTAAACACCCAGTTTTGGTTGACAAATACATGGTAGGAAAAGAAATCGAGATCGATGCAATCTGCGATGGTGAAACTGTAGTGATTCCTGGAATCATGGAGCATATCGAAAGAGCAGGGGTACACTCTGGAGACTCTATCGCGGTATATCCTACACAGAACGTTTCACAGAAAGAGATCGACACTCTGGTAGACTATACACAAAGACTTGCCAAAGGACTGAATGTAATAGGATTAATGAATATCCAGTACGTCCTTTTCGAAGGAAATGTTTACGTGATTGAAGTAAACCCACGTTCATCAAGAACAGTTCCTTTCCTGTCTAAAATTACTGAAGTTCCAATGGCGAACTTAGCAACGAAAGCAATTTTAGGTCAGAAACTGAAAGATTTAGGCTACAAAAACGGCTTGGTTCCGAATAAAGAAGGAGTCTTCGTAAAAGTTCCTGTATTCTCTTTCTCAAAACTGACGAAGGTAGATATCTCCTTAGGCCCTGAAATGAAGTCTACAGGAGAAGTAATGGGGAAAGACACAACATTGGAAAAAGCCCTTTACAAAGGACTGATCGCAGCCGGAAGAAAAGTTCCTATGCACGGTTCTATTTTGTTCACAGTTGCAGATAAGCACAAGCAGGAAGCAGCAGACCTGGCAGCAAGATTCCACGAAGTTGGTTTCAGAATCTGGGCTACAGAAGGAACAGCCAAATTCTTTGAAGAAAAAGGAATTCCTTGTAAAATAGGGTACAAAATCGGGGAAGATGATGTGAATCTTATCGATCTGATCCAGAAAGGTAAAGTACAGTATGTGGTGAATACCATGACAAAAGGAAAACAGGTAGAAAGAGACGGATTCCAGATCAGAAGAATGAGTGTGGAGAACGGTGTTCCTTGTTTAACGTCTATGGACACGGTAGAAGCCATCCTTAAAGTAATTGAAAGCATGAGTTTCAAAATGGAGACGATGTAA
- a CDS encoding four helix bundle protein encodes MHNFEKLLFWQKSIVLAKNVYIICQEISNDEKYGLISQIKRSAVSIPSNIAEGSGRNGSKEFNHFLAVALGSAFELQTQLILIRELNLLPEEKINTLLSEVSEIQRMIYSFKNNLK; translated from the coding sequence ATGCATAATTTTGAAAAACTACTTTTCTGGCAGAAATCTATTGTACTGGCAAAAAATGTTTACATTATCTGTCAGGAGATCAGTAACGATGAAAAGTATGGTTTAATTTCTCAAATTAAAAGATCTGCAGTTTCTATTCCCTCGAATATTGCGGAAGGTTCTGGTAGAAATGGAAGTAAAGAATTTAATCATTTTTTGGCAGTTGCTCTGGGATCAGCCTTTGAATTGCAGACACAGCTGATTCTGATTAGAGAATTAAATCTTTTACCGGAAGAAAAAATAAATACTTTACTAAGTGAAGTTTCTGAAATTCAGAGAATGATTTATTCATTTAAAAATAATTTAAAATAA
- a CDS encoding carbamoyl phosphate synthase small subunit: MKKKLILESGEVFHGEGFGAELETAGEVVFNTGMTGYQELISDPSYCGQIVCMTYPLIGNYGINRDDYESIEPAIKGLIVKELCDLPSNFRTQMTLDELFKKKNLSGISGIDTRRLTRILRNYGVVKGKIVNADADENAVTAELKSTNFPTNQVETVSTKTPYANPGRGFKVVLVDFGSKLGIIRELSQRNCDITVVSQDVTAEEILLMDPDGVMLSNGPGDPEDNQQALEMIRGILGKVPIFGICLGHQLIGLACGAKTFKLKFGHRGGNHPVLDLEKNKVAITSQNHGYAVDQESLKNTDLIETHIALNDRTNEGLKHKIHPCFSVQYHPEASPGPEDANYLFDEFIDLMEGFKR, encoded by the coding sequence ATGAAGAAAAAATTAATACTGGAGTCCGGTGAAGTATTTCATGGAGAAGGTTTCGGAGCAGAATTGGAAACTGCCGGAGAAGTAGTTTTCAATACCGGAATGACAGGATATCAGGAATTGATCTCTGATCCGTCATACTGCGGTCAGATTGTTTGCATGACCTATCCGCTTATCGGAAATTATGGTATTAACCGTGATGATTATGAAAGCATTGAGCCGGCTATTAAAGGACTTATCGTAAAAGAACTTTGCGATCTTCCTTCCAATTTCCGTACTCAGATGACTTTAGATGAATTATTTAAAAAGAAAAACCTTTCAGGAATTTCAGGAATCGATACCAGGAGACTGACCAGAATCCTGCGTAATTACGGAGTAGTAAAAGGAAAAATCGTGAATGCAGATGCTGACGAAAATGCAGTAACGGCAGAACTGAAATCTACAAATTTCCCTACCAACCAGGTAGAAACTGTTTCTACAAAAACTCCTTACGCCAACCCGGGAAGAGGTTTTAAAGTAGTATTGGTTGATTTCGGATCGAAATTGGGAATTATCAGAGAGCTGTCTCAGAGAAATTGTGATATCACGGTTGTTTCCCAGGATGTAACTGCAGAAGAAATTTTACTGATGGATCCTGATGGGGTGATGCTTTCAAACGGTCCTGGTGACCCGGAAGACAATCAGCAGGCTCTTGAAATGATCCGCGGAATCTTAGGAAAAGTTCCGATTTTCGGGATCTGCTTAGGTCACCAATTGATCGGTTTGGCTTGCGGAGCAAAAACGTTCAAGCTAAAATTCGGTCACAGAGGAGGAAATCACCCTGTTTTAGATCTGGAGAAAAACAAAGTGGCTATCACTTCTCAAAACCACGGTTATGCAGTAGATCAGGAAAGTTTGAAAAATACAGACCTGATTGAGACTCACATCGCACTGAACGACAGAACAAACGAAGGTCTGAAGCACAAAATTCACCCTTGCTTCTCAGTTCAGTACCACCCGGAAGCAAGCCCGGGCCCGGAAGATGCGAACTACTTATTTGATGAGTTTATTGATTTGATGGAGGGATTTAAGAGGTAG
- a CDS encoding aspartate carbamoyltransferase catalytic subunit → MFTITELSTERINSILTEAMAFANGKTAKIEGEVFCSNLFFEDSTRTKTSFDIAERKLGLQIVPFDASHSSVNKGESLYDTVKTIESLGVNLVVIRDKKDRYFEELNNISIPVINGGDGTGNHPSQCMLDLLTIYQEFGKFEGLKIGIVGDVKHSRVANSNAEALRRLGAKVYFSGPEDWFDEGALINGTYLPVDQLISEVDVLMLLRIQHERHDAKMSYSASEYHRKYGLTKDREKAMKNGAIIMHPAPINRGVEIDTDLVECERSRIFKQMQNGVFARMAILKKALEKEGYTFK, encoded by the coding sequence ATGTTTACGATTACAGAACTTAGCACCGAGAGAATCAACAGTATACTGACCGAAGCAATGGCTTTTGCCAACGGTAAAACTGCAAAAATTGAAGGAGAAGTTTTCTGCTCAAATCTTTTCTTTGAAGACAGTACAAGAACAAAGACAAGCTTTGATATTGCAGAAAGAAAACTGGGGCTGCAGATAGTACCGTTTGATGCTTCACACAGCTCTGTAAACAAAGGTGAAAGTCTTTATGACACCGTGAAAACCATTGAAAGCCTTGGGGTAAATCTGGTAGTGATCAGAGATAAAAAAGACAGGTATTTCGAAGAACTGAATAACATCAGCATTCCGGTGATCAACGGAGGAGACGGAACAGGAAACCATCCTTCCCAGTGCATGCTGGATCTGTTGACAATCTATCAGGAATTCGGGAAATTTGAAGGACTGAAAATAGGAATCGTAGGCGATGTAAAGCACAGCCGTGTTGCCAATTCAAATGCAGAAGCACTAAGAAGATTAGGCGCTAAAGTATATTTCTCCGGGCCGGAAGACTGGTTTGATGAGGGAGCCCTGATCAACGGAACCTACTTACCGGTTGATCAGCTAATATCCGAAGTAGATGTTTTAATGCTGCTAAGAATCCAGCACGAAAGACACGATGCGAAAATGAGCTATTCCGCTTCCGAATACCATAGAAAATACGGTCTAACTAAAGATAGAGAAAAAGCAATGAAAAACGGAGCCATTATCATGCATCCTGCTCCAATCAACAGAGGAGTGGAGATTGATACAGACCTTGTAGAATGTGAACGTTCAAGAATATTCAAACAAATGCAGAATGGTGTTTTTGCGAGAATGGCAATTCTGAAAAAAGCTTTGGAAAAAGAAGGCTATACCTTCAAATAA
- a CDS encoding Lrp/AsnC family transcriptional regulator, whose amino-acid sequence MDLKDKMILSIIQEDSTLSVKEISEKIGLTFTPTYERIKQLEKQGIIEKYVGLLNREKLGLNIVVYCNVRLKEQSQKVLETFEKNIMKHDEVQEIISLSGEYDYMLKIIAKDINSYNDFAVNVISNIPNIGQYHSSIVLHEVKKSTKFKIDLE is encoded by the coding sequence ATGGATTTAAAGGACAAAATGATTCTCAGTATTATTCAGGAAGACTCTACTTTATCGGTGAAAGAAATTTCGGAAAAGATAGGTCTTACGTTTACTCCTACTTATGAACGTATCAAACAGCTGGAGAAACAGGGCATTATTGAGAAATATGTTGGCCTTTTAAACCGTGAAAAACTGGGTCTGAATATTGTAGTCTATTGCAACGTCCGTCTTAAGGAGCAATCCCAGAAAGTACTGGAAACCTTTGAGAAAAACATTATGAAACATGATGAAGTGCAGGAAATCATCAGTCTTTCGGGTGAATATGACTATATGCTGAAGATTATTGCCAAGGACATTAATTCTTATAATGACTTTGCGGTGAATGTCATCTCAAATATTCCTAATATTGGCCAGTATCACAGTTCTATTGTGCTTCATGAGGTGAAAAAATCTACTAAATTTAAGATTGATCTGGAGTAA
- the argH gene encoding argininosuccinate lyase codes for MKKIWQKDDLATNILVNKFTVGKDLDFDERLAKYDVKGSMAHCKMLAETGIISGEESEQMLSVLADILNDIESGNFVIDKEAEDIHSQVEAILIEKLGDTGKKIHTARSRNDQVLLDIKLYLLDEIREITALTDEFFQILIKLADQHKNKLLPGYTHFQIAMPSSFGLWLGAYAEALLDDVELLFSVKNIINKNPLGSAAGYGSSFPIDRESTTYNLGFQSMNYNSVYAQMTRGKSEKMLSMAMATLAGTLGKFSYDVCLYLSQNFDFISFPKEFTTGSSIMPHKKNPDIFELVRARCNRIQALPNELILLTNNLPSGYHRDVQLTKEILFPAIDSLKECLGILNYTLPNIQVKDGILEDEKYKYLFSVEKINEEVKKGSSFRDAYVKVGQEIENNEFEFETGNLNHTHQGSIGNLCLDKIEYQFNKLKNKLLG; via the coding sequence ATGAAAAAGATATGGCAGAAGGATGACCTGGCCACCAATATATTAGTCAACAAATTTACAGTCGGGAAAGATCTTGACTTCGATGAGCGTTTGGCAAAATACGATGTTAAAGGTTCTATGGCCCATTGCAAAATGCTGGCAGAAACCGGAATTATCTCCGGTGAAGAATCAGAACAGATGCTTTCCGTTTTGGCAGACATTTTAAATGACATAGAAAGCGGAAACTTTGTGATCGATAAAGAAGCAGAAGATATCCATTCCCAGGTCGAAGCTATTTTAATTGAAAAGCTAGGCGATACCGGAAAGAAAATTCATACCGCAAGATCCCGTAATGATCAGGTTTTACTGGATATCAAGCTTTATTTATTAGATGAAATTCGCGAAATTACAGCTTTGACCGATGAATTTTTCCAGATCCTGATTAAACTGGCAGATCAGCATAAAAACAAATTGCTTCCAGGCTATACTCATTTTCAGATAGCCATGCCGTCTTCCTTTGGATTATGGTTGGGCGCCTATGCTGAAGCATTGCTGGATGATGTTGAACTGCTGTTTTCGGTGAAGAATATCATCAATAAAAACCCGCTTGGTTCTGCGGCAGGATACGGTTCTTCCTTTCCGATAGATCGTGAAAGCACGACCTATAACCTGGGTTTTCAGTCGATGAACTACAATTCCGTCTATGCCCAGATGACCCGTGGAAAATCTGAAAAAATGTTGTCCATGGCTATGGCCACTTTAGCAGGAACCCTTGGGAAATTCTCGTATGATGTCTGTTTGTATTTAAGCCAGAACTTCGATTTTATAAGCTTTCCAAAGGAATTTACCACAGGAAGCAGCATCATGCCGCACAAAAAGAACCCGGATATTTTCGAGCTGGTCCGTGCACGATGCAACAGAATCCAGGCTCTGCCGAATGAATTGATCCTACTGACAAACAATTTGCCTTCAGGTTATCACAGAGATGTACAGCTTACGAAGGAAATTCTTTTTCCGGCAATTGATTCATTGAAAGAATGTCTAGGGATTTTAAATTACACTCTTCCGAATATCCAGGTAAAAGACGGAATTCTGGAAGACGAAAAATATAAATACCTGTTCAGCGTAGAGAAAATCAATGAAGAAGTGAAAAAAGGAAGTTCATTCCGTGATGCTTATGTAAAAGTAGGACAGGAGATTGAAAATAATGAATTTGAATTTGAGACCGGTAATCTTAATCATACCCATCAGGGAAGTATAGGAAATCTTTGTCTCGATAAAATAGAATATCAGTTTAATAAGCTGAAAAACAAACTATTGGGTTGA